One genomic window of Geodermatophilus sp. DSM 44513 includes the following:
- a CDS encoding FAD-dependent oxidoreductase: protein MERIVVVGAALAGTRAVQSLHAEGFTGEVVVVGAEDHLPYDRPPLSKKLLTGDLAPEAIALRHELDDTTTWLLGRRAVGLDPVARRLRLADGESLAYDGLVVATGSAARRLPTVPHVPGTFLLRTLDDALALRSELVPGARVAVVGTGFIGTEIASTCRDLGLEVTLLGALPVLHRPMGPLSPAAAERARAYGVQVVEGVTVAGLDVDGCVTGVRLDDGTTVPADVVVVAVGAAPVTDWLAGSGAVLEDGVVCDETLAVLGVDDVVAAGDVARWPHPALGGDLLRVEHWTNAAEQGAAAARRLLHGPGVAAFGPVPSFWTDQFATRIQGVGFPTLGPDVTVVDGDPAGRRFVAEYRRAGRLVGAVVAGSPRALLPYRAELQHLAQAPLLPTAGAA from the coding sequence ATGGAGCGCATCGTCGTGGTGGGAGCTGCGCTGGCCGGGACCCGCGCTGTCCAGTCGCTGCACGCTGAGGGGTTCACCGGCGAGGTCGTCGTGGTGGGCGCCGAGGACCACCTGCCGTACGACCGCCCACCACTGTCCAAGAAGCTGCTCACCGGTGACCTGGCCCCGGAGGCGATCGCCCTCAGACACGAGCTGGACGACACCACCACCTGGCTGCTGGGCCGCCGGGCGGTGGGCCTGGACCCGGTCGCGCGACGGCTGCGGCTCGCCGACGGGGAGTCCCTCGCCTACGACGGCCTCGTCGTCGCCACCGGGTCGGCCGCCCGGCGCCTGCCGACCGTGCCCCACGTGCCCGGCACCTTCCTCCTGCGGACCCTGGACGACGCGCTGGCCCTGCGGTCCGAGCTCGTGCCGGGGGCCAGGGTGGCGGTCGTCGGTACCGGCTTCATCGGTACGGAGATCGCCTCCACCTGCCGGGACCTCGGTCTGGAGGTCACCCTCCTCGGTGCACTGCCCGTGCTCCACCGCCCGATGGGGCCCCTGTCGCCGGCTGCCGCGGAGCGGGCCCGGGCGTACGGAGTGCAGGTCGTCGAGGGGGTCACGGTCGCCGGCCTGGACGTGGACGGGTGCGTCACCGGCGTGCGCCTGGACGACGGGACGACCGTCCCTGCCGACGTGGTCGTGGTCGCCGTGGGCGCTGCGCCGGTGACGGACTGGCTGGCGGGCTCCGGAGCGGTGCTCGAGGACGGCGTCGTCTGCGACGAGACGCTGGCGGTCCTCGGCGTGGACGACGTCGTGGCAGCCGGGGACGTCGCCCGGTGGCCGCACCCGGCGCTCGGCGGCGACCTGCTCCGCGTCGAGCACTGGACCAACGCCGCGGAGCAGGGTGCGGCGGCGGCGAGGCGGCTGCTGCACGGACCGGGCGTCGCTGCCTTCGGTCCCGTCCCCTCCTTCTGGACCGACCAGTTCGCCACGAGGATCCAGGGCGTCGGGTTCCCGACACTGGGTCCGGACGTCACCGTCGTGGACGGCGACCCGGCCGGGCGGCGGTTCGTCGCCGAGTACCGACGCGCGGGCCGGCTGGTCGGGGCGGTCGTGGCCGGCTCGCCCCGCGCCCTGCTGCCCTACCGGGCGGAGTTGCAGCACCTGGCTCAGGCACCGCTGCTGCCGACCGCGGGCGCGGCCTGA
- a CDS encoding GntR family transcriptional regulator has product MTALEPGAGEFERRTTSDDIADALRDAIARGDFADGEELNQVTLARHFGVSRVPVREALRQLQAEGLISAKAHMRAVVTALTVERVAEVLDLRIRVESYLLGRAAPRIGRTELAELRALCDEMEQVDDHEQWLTLNKTFHGRIYAHSGAELALDMSRQLTARVQRYLHIGRTDGVHRNEEANAEHRRILEALAAGDAGRACAELEAHIGRTRARIVELLEQRRTDDVPTHGTRV; this is encoded by the coding sequence ATGACTGCACTCGAACCCGGCGCGGGAGAATTCGAGCGGCGGACCACGTCGGACGACATCGCCGACGCGCTGCGTGACGCGATCGCGCGCGGGGACTTCGCCGACGGCGAGGAGCTCAACCAGGTCACCCTCGCCCGGCACTTCGGGGTCTCGCGGGTACCGGTCCGTGAGGCGCTGCGCCAGCTGCAGGCCGAGGGCCTCATCAGCGCGAAGGCCCACATGCGCGCCGTGGTGACCGCCCTGACCGTCGAGCGTGTCGCCGAGGTGCTCGACCTGCGCATCCGCGTCGAGTCCTACCTGTTGGGTCGCGCTGCGCCTCGCATCGGCCGGACCGAGCTGGCCGAGCTCCGGGCACTCTGCGACGAGATGGAGCAGGTGGACGACCACGAGCAGTGGCTGACCCTGAACAAGACCTTCCACGGCCGCATCTACGCCCACTCGGGCGCTGAACTGGCCCTGGACATGTCCCGCCAGCTCACCGCGCGCGTCCAGCGGTACCTGCACATCGGACGCACGGACGGCGTGCACCGCAACGAGGAGGCCAACGCCGAGCACCGGCGGATCCTGGAGGCTCTCGCCGCCGGGGACGCCGGCCGGGCCTGCGCCGAGCTGGAGGCGCACATCGGGCGGACCCGGGCGCGCATCGTCGAGCTGCTCGAACAGCGCCGGACGGACGACGTCCCCACGCACGGCACCCGGGTCTGA
- a CDS encoding SDR family NAD(P)-dependent oxidoreductase produces the protein MPDRQRFEGGVAVVTGGHGAIGRHVAAALRREGATVAVLDRDTDGADADLALDCDVTSGDQVEAAIDEVTTELGPPTHLVCAAGVVSESELAALSEQEWHRVVDTSLTGTFLTFRATLHGMAAAGTGAVVALSSGWATKGYPRGSHYAAAKAGVEALVKSAALEYAGVGVRVNAVAPGPVLTPFLPVPDDEMAEFRRQREAAIPLGRLAETGDVVGPVLFLLGPESAYVTGQVLHVNGGLLMP, from the coding sequence ATGCCGGACAGGCAGCGGTTCGAGGGCGGTGTCGCTGTGGTCACCGGCGGTCACGGCGCCATCGGCCGGCACGTCGCCGCGGCCCTGCGCCGTGAGGGGGCCACGGTGGCGGTGCTCGACCGGGACACCGACGGTGCCGACGCCGACCTCGCGCTCGACTGCGACGTGACCTCCGGTGACCAGGTGGAAGCAGCCATCGACGAGGTGACCACCGAGCTCGGGCCGCCCACCCACCTGGTCTGTGCGGCCGGTGTGGTCTCCGAGTCCGAACTCGCCGCCCTGTCGGAGCAGGAGTGGCACCGGGTGGTCGACACCTCCCTCACCGGCACCTTCCTCACCTTCCGCGCGACGCTGCACGGCATGGCCGCGGCCGGCACGGGGGCCGTGGTCGCCCTGTCCTCCGGCTGGGCGACGAAGGGCTACCCCCGGGGCAGCCACTACGCGGCCGCCAAGGCGGGGGTCGAGGCCCTGGTCAAGTCGGCTGCCCTGGAGTACGCGGGCGTCGGCGTGCGCGTGAACGCCGTCGCGCCGGGGCCGGTGCTGACCCCGTTCCTCCCCGTGCCCGACGACGAGATGGCCGAGTTCCGGCGGCAGCGCGAGGCGGCCATCCCGCTGGGCCGGCTGGCCGAGACCGGCGACGTCGTCGGCCCGGTGCTGTTCCTGCTCGGTCCGGAGAGCGCCTACGT